The window tcccattctgtggcctGCTTCTTCACTCTTTTAATGATGAACACAAATTCTGTATATACAGACACACATATGTGtctgtattttttcccttctctataGTTAGTACTTTTGTATCCTTTTAACAAAATCTTTACcaatttgcatctatgttcataagggatattggtctgtaattttcttgtaatatctttgatagattttgataaagtttatgctggcttcataaaatgaggtgaaagtatttcctttttcctctgttttctgaaaaagtttgtgtacagttgttatttcttccttcagcacTTGATAGAACTCACAAGTGAAGTAATCTGGGCTTAgagtttttaattatgaatttagTTTCTTAAATACATATGGGACTTTTcggattttctgtttcttcctgagtaaatttaaaaaaattttgtcttTCAAGAAAGTCATCtgtttcatccaggttgtcaaGTTTATTGGCATTAAGTTGTTTGTAATATGCCCTTATTATTCTCTTAATGCTTGTTTTCGATCTGTAGTaacattatttctttcatttctgatattagtaatttgtttcttctttctcttttgctcaAACTGGGTAgaggtttgtgctggtttgaacctattatgaaccccaaaagagccatgatcttttattccaatcttgtgtggtaggaccttttgattaggttgtttccatggagttgtgacacACCCatttgtgggtggaacctttgattaaatcatttccatgttGGTATGAGGctgcccatttaaggtgggtcttggttagtttactagaatCATTTAAAAGAGCTCAtggagaaggagctcagaaatgctgagagagacattttggagagaagctaagatacgtaaaccagagtttgcccccgagagaagctaagaaccaaCACAAaccaagatgcttggagatgcagacagaaagattttCGAGATGCTAAACTAATAGATtatgcccagagtttgccccagagaagctaagaaaggacccccagaagcttagagagaaacacccagggagaacaaggaagaatgcactggagctgagagagagctgctaagagagacagaagcccagagaaagtttggagaaagccgttttgaaacctgACCCAGGAGTAAaagaccagcaggtgccagctaTATGCCTTctcaggtgttccagatgccatcagcctttcttcagtgaaggtatcctcttgttgatgccttagtttggacacttttgtggccttagaacagaaagtttgtgacctaataaattccctaTATACAAGCCAGTTTAGCTCTGTTCCAGGAAGATGGAGGActaggagagacagaacaaaattgtcctctgtgaaaaacactacaaAAGGATGGAAAGCGCCCCTGAATAGCAggtccagggttccaccagctgggcagagaCTTCTATAGCCATAGTGAGTGTATACTTGGAGAAACAGAGAGACTGTGTTTAAGACTGGTGAGTGTTCAGCCCCGAACACTGCCAGGGAACAGGCATTGGAGCCAGCTGGCAATcgtggaggggagcagccttccacgaCCTGGGCACTGCCCTCGGCACGTGgcttgggtgataacccttcacagacccatggCCAAGATGCTCCCttgccagggactggtggttggagcaggcagacaggTGCGGAGAGGGGCAGCTTTCCATGCTCCTTGCAGcaatctttgcagttggctgggagataacccttcacagcacTGCAgccgagagcttccttgagggaatttggggttTGGTGGACTTGTGACGGTGTCCACTGtacctccatggaagcccacagtatgcacagcctagaggcaggggtgttGCATGGAGGTGCCAGGAGATCTCCCCCAGTACCAGGAACTCATGGATGCCCAGCAAACAAAGGAGtatggggcatttgagctggaaggtaaGATGTGCATCCCTGCAGCCTcagagtactccacctgcagcctCAGGAATGGCCGTGACCACCATGTCCTGCAGCGGACTTCCTGCCAAACTGCTCAGTCCACGCCCCCACAGGGCTGACAGTCCCCAATGCACACAGGAAATTGGtacactgattggacttccacattGTTTGGACTCCTACTCAGTGCATAGACGTAGTTGGGGGGAACTGTCTTGATGGTAAGTggtggctcaggagcaccatctgctggtaggtcagggaaagttcACTCCACCaggctgtagctctgccaaattatagataaatgttcaaataacccTGCATATCccaaaagagccctatcaagataagcaaatgccaagaggacaaaaacagcagaaaattataaagcatgtgaacaaaccacaagatatggataacccaaatgtccaaattaaaaggccagaggagacacagaacttgaagcagttaatcaaagaagtacatgcaaacatcagtgtcatggctaaggatataaaggaaatgaagaaaaccctagaagagcataaagaaaagaatttgcaagagtaaataaaaaaatagtgggtcttatggaaataaaacatactgttgttcaagttaaaaatattcttgagacctataacagcatatttgaagaggtagaggaatgaatttgCAAACTCGAGGACAGGatgatggaatgtgaaagcacaaaagaataagaggtgaaaaaattgaataatttgaaatggatcGCAGGGAagtgatggacaacatgaagcgcacaaatataagaatcattggtattctacaagggaagagaagagaaaaaggctaggaagagtattcaaagacattgttggggaagtcttcccagcccttctaaatgacataaatatgcaaataaaagatgcccaacgagctgcaaatagaataaacccaaacagatccactccaagacatattctgatcagattgtcaaatgctgaagagaaggagaaagttctgaaagcagcaagggagaagtgtTTCACCGCATACAAGGGAAatgacataagactaagtactgactactcagcaggcaccacaGATGTGAGAAgccagtggtatgacatatttaaaattctgaaagagaaaaattacgaGGCAAGATTGGGGgtatattagttcacaaatttgtagttctaaggtcataaaagtgtctaaactaaggaaccaacaagaggataccttcactgaggaaaagcCAATGggtccagaacacctttgtcagctgggaaggtacgtggctggtctgctggtcctttgctcccagtttgcattgctttcagcttctgattccagtggcctcctctttAGTCATCTGTGGTTTCTCACTTTTAGCTtttccaaggcaaactctgggcttcatctcttagcttagcatctccaaacatctggtttcaacactgtatccaaaatgtctctggatgttttctctctaagcatctcttttcaaaatgtttctcttagtttctctgagctcGTTTTTCTCCGTGAGCTCTCTtcaagaactccagtaaactaatcaagacccaccctgaatgggctggttcacacctccatggaaataatttattcaaagatctcacccacagttgggtgggtcacatctccatggaagcattcaatcaaaagtcccactgcacaaggttggattaaaagataatggctcttctgggatgcataacagcttcaaacaggCACACTATAGTAGTTagggtttatttctagactctcaattAAATTCCAGTGGtatatatgtctatccttatgccagtaccacactgttttggttattgtagctttatagtaaataTTGAAATCCAGACATATGCGTCTTCCTACTTTGTTtactttttgaaaattgttttggctaattGAGGCCCCTTGTGGTTCCATATGATGTTGAAAATCAgcttttcatttctaaaaataaaaggactttgtttaggatttttggtGGGATTGCATTACACCAGTAGATATGTAGGTCcgtttgggtagtattgacatcttagcaatactAAGTCTTCCAGTCAGtaaacatgggatgtcttttcatttatttaggtctttcatttctttcagcaatgttttctagttttcagtgtactagtctttcacctccttgattaaatttattcctaggtattttattctttttgatgctgttgtaaatagaattgttctttcaatttcctttttggatcaTTCTTTGCTTGTGTGTAGAAACacgatttttgtgcattgatgaCTCAGTTTATTTTTGCTAACTTGTTTTCTTAAGTGGCTTAGAAATTTCCTCCCAATGGTTATTCCAAGAGTAGTTACCTttacattttaacaaatatttttcaatatttatttttttcattattaagaaTTTTTGATTATCTGTGATTTTTTTCGGGGTACAAAGCAAGATCTTTAGCATTAGGGGATATTAGTCTTTATTTGAATTCAAGATTGTCAGTTTATCAAGTCATTTCTATGGGTTTCTACCTTCCATTTTTCCCCAAAGATTTAACTACTCTAGGAATATGAATTAATTGTACATGAATGCTCCTTGGGAACAACAAATTTATTTATCTCATaactttatatataattatacttATGAAGCCAGATAAAGAGTTTTGGGAAttccataaaattaaatttaagtatAGGAAGactataaatataataaatgagtACTTGTAAGTAtgtttgaaatttatttatttaattagtaGTGTTATCCTAAGAGATTATTGATTATATCAGATCTCTCCTTTTGGGGCCACTGCGACTATGTGTATGAAGCATTCCTATTTCATGACAATTTCTGTATTTCTAGAAACTAATTGTGAATAAGAAAGCATTCCTATGTCACGACAACTTCTGTATTTCTAGGAACTATTTGTTACCTTTAATTGTCTTCATTGAACAAGAAAAGGTATCTGGGCAGGGTTTTCTGTTCAATCTTAAATAAAAGGAATATAGAAAGAACTATCTGCAATTTcctaaataattatttcatttatatttattattttatttatattttattttataaattatatttataatttatattattttatttatattttatttataaaatataaaatcccTCATTCCAGAATTTTGCTCTTTCCCTTAGGGTTCCTTTAACttcaaatgatgatgatgatgatgatgatgatgatgaaattaaagagaaaatgcaGTGTGACAACAATGTTATATCAAAGACATCACCTGATATTCCCTCTTCAGTATCAATAAGACAAACTTCATCAACTCAGCAAAAGTTGGAATcattatttcttaaagaaaataaaagtcaggATATATGTGGTTCAGATAATTCAGAACATATTTCTTCTATTGTTGATATACTTCCCAAAGGtgagattgttttaaaaattcattttgtatGTCTGTATCAAATAGTTTGTATTCGTCAGATTTTTTCTTGAGGACAATGATGTACAGTTAATAAGTTAGAGCTCTTATATTGAAGATTTGTTAATAACTTCTGCCATTTAATACTGCTGATAaaaactataatttaaaattaaatatgctcACAAGTGTTAGATTCACAGTAGCCTAATACTGTTACGTGGAGACAATGTTTAGACATGAGTTGACCTAAAGAACTTTTTCTTGGTGCCCTAGCATATAAATTGCAagatagcatttatttattttagttttactttGTCTGTTTTATAGCTAAGAAAATTTGAGTCTAAATAGGTGCAGTGACTTTTCAAGATAATATCCAGTTGGTAGTAAAGCAAAAATTTGAATCTGGATAATGACTGAACAGGAGAAAATGTTAATGCTTACGTATTATTAATGTGGTATTTCTAAATGGTAATCTTGTGGTGTATTCTTTGATGCTTATGTATTTGTGATAGATTTTCAGATTGGACTATGGAACCATAACTATATTGAATTTAGAGCTTagaattcttttttgtttctgaaaatttatatgtttattaaacttatataattaaatttattgaaatttcagcttcttgcttttaaTCTTTTGATAATAAACCTTTTCATAGTTATCTCTGATTTGGGTTTATTTGCTCATCTCCCAGCCACTCTAGAAATATATGTTAATGACTAAACTGTTAGCAATATTCCACTCTATTGTTGGGTCTGAGGCAGATGTATTCTCAATGTAGATACAAATGTAAAATGTGACTTTTGAATACTCTGAtcttttctactttatttcttACCCGCATAGATTGTTGGTAATATACAGATCTTAACAGAGCACATTGTCACATATCATACCTGTGAAAGAGCTTGATTTTAATCTCATTTGTTTAAAATGCTAAATTCCTTctcattgctttttttcttaatttcgtttgtctttattttatagaaaGCCTTTCTCATTCAGACCAAAGTTCCAAGAATTCCCTAATGAGTGAGATGAAAAATGTTCAGTCGataaacaacagaaaggagaaaccaTCTCCAAGTAATGTGACCGAAAGGAAGAAACGTGTGTCAACTTGGGAGTCAAATAATCCTTCTGCAGATATTCCCTTTGTGATAGATTTAGATCAACAGCTGGTTTCAGGTTCAGATTTAAATTGGAGTAATGAGATAAATGATCATACTaatgaagcaaatattaaaagacaaatacCTCCTTGCCTTCCTGCTTCACCTGAGTGTATGACTGAACCTGTTGCagagtgtgtgaataaaattcaGAGTAGCAATGACTTTCAGTTGCAGAAAACTGTGTATGATGAAGACATGGATTTAACTGCTGGTGAACTAAGCAAAATTATTACAGTTTcaacaaatactaaaaataaaagtaataaaaaagcaaatgattGTGTATTGAAAACTTTCAGAAAAGTGAAAGATTCAAGctctgaaaaaaagagagaaagatcaaagcaacaatttaaaaatagttcaGATGCAGATGTTGAGGAAAAGATTGAAAACAGACCAGAAAGATCTGTTGTTCTGGATGGCACAAGGGATTCAGAAGATAGAGATTTAATTTTCAGTACTGAACAATTGACTCAGACGAACATACTGAAGGAAATAACACCTGATAATGTCTTTGATCTAGATGACAGACAAAGTACACAGTGTaataaaaagagaagaatttATGGAATCAATAAGCAAGAGGAAATATCTTCTTTTTCCCAAAGTTCGGATAAATTCCAGCAGGAGAGTGAATTTGATATGACTCAGATTTCCCTAACCTGTAATAAAAGTAAAGCTTCTAGGCAGACGTTTGTGATTCATAAGTTAGAAAAAGGTAACTCCTTCCCAAACAAAAAGGATAAGAAAATCATTTCTGAAAACCTAGAAGTTACAGATGAATTTCAAATTGCTGGTCTTTCCACCAAGGATAATGGAATTTTATCTGATTACAAGATCCAGAATATGTTGGGTTTGAAAAAGCTTATCACTGATAAGCAATATGTTCagcaaaatgaatcaaaaataaataagcttAAGCAGAAAGTAAATCGGAAAACACAGATAATTTCAGAAATGAACCACATATATGAGAGTGTTAATAAAGATGATCATGGTCCAGAAAAAGGTAACTTTTTCTTCCAAACCCAAAAGGATAAAGAAACCATTTCTGGAAAGCTTGATGTCTCAAAAGAGTTTCAAACGCCTGCTATTTCCACCAGAGATAATGGAAACCTGTGTGATTGTGAGACACAGAGTGTTTTGGGTTTGCAAAAGCAGATCACTGATATATATCCTGTTCAGCATAATGAATCAAAAGTAAATAAGAAGCTTAGGCAGAAAATAAATCGGAAGACAGAAATAATTTCTGAAGTGAATCATACAGGTAATGACAAAGGTGTGCATAGCCCAGAAAAGGCTAATAACTTTTTTTTACTAACCCAAAAGGATAAAGACACCATCTCTCAAGACCTAGAAGACTCAGATGAGTTTCAGACACCTACTCTTTGTACCAAAGATAGTGGAAACTTATGTGATTATGGGACTCAAAATGTTTTGGGTGTGAAAAAACATTTCCATGATAGGCAACCTGTTTGTCAAAATGAATCAAACATAGATAAGAAGCTTCGGCAAAAGGTATATCGGAAGACAGAAGTAATTTCGGAAATGAACCAAATAAATGAGAATGATGACAAAGGCATGCATGACCTGGAAAAAGGTAACTTCTTTTCTCTAACACCAAAGGATAAAAAAGCCATTTCAGAAGACTTGAAAGTTACAAATGAATTGCAAATAGCTAATCTTTCCA of the Choloepus didactylus isolate mChoDid1 chromosome 9, mChoDid1.pri, whole genome shotgun sequence genome contains:
- the SGO2 gene encoding shugoshin 2 isoform X3; translated protein: MECPVMESGSLFTPGIKKHVKDKRISKTAKLNVSLASKIKTKIINNSSIFKISLKHNNRALAQALSREKENSRRLTTEKMLLQKEVKKLNFENTFLRLKINNLNKKLIEIETLMNNNLITAIEMSSLSEFHQSPFLLPASQKKRVSKQCKSMHLLFARVPLTSNDDDDDDDDDEIKEKMQCDNNVISKTSPDIPSSVSIRQTSSTQQKLESLFLKENKSQDICGSDNSEHISSIVDILPKESLSHSDQSSKNSLMSEMKNVQSINNRKEKPSPSNVTERKKRVSTWESNNPSADIPFVIDLDQQLVSGSDLNWSNEINDHTNEANIKRQIPPCLPASPECMTEPVAECVNKIQSSNDFQLQKTVYDEDMDLTAGELSKIITVSTNTKNKSNKKANDCVLKTFRKVKDSSSEKKRERSKQQFKNSSDADVEEKIENRPERSVVLDGTRDSEDRDLIFSTEQLTQTNILKEITPDNVFDLDDRQSTQCNKKRRIYGINKQEEISSFSQSSDKFQQESEFDMTQISLTCNKSKASRQTFVIHKLEKGNSFPNKKDKKIISENLEVTDEFQIAGLSTKDNGILSDYKIQNMLGLKKLITDKQYVQQNESKINKLKQKVNRKTQIISEMNHIYESVNKDDHGPEKGNFFFQTQKDKETISGKLDVSKEFQTPAISTRDNGNLCDCETQSVLGLQKQITDIYPVQHNESKVNKKLRQKINRKTEIISEVNHTGNDKGVHSPEKANNFFLLTQKDKDTISQDLEDSDEFQTPTLCTKDSGNLCDYGTQNVLGVKKHFHDRQPVCQNESNIDKKLRQKVYRKTEVISEMNQINENDDKGMHDLEKGNFFSLTPKDKKAISEDLKVTNELQIANLSTEDNGNLYDCETQNILGVEKHVTDIQPVQQNESKINKKLRQKVNRKTQLISEMNQMYEDNDKDEHDLESNTGDVDFITSKQRLECQSITSGYCLEINSNEKENCDQTSNPYKLVKKHRKESSKAKNVLAKGDRILQDLTNTSVVSNHSPKSENKSEDPSSEQPIRRRKCTPLSLKEPSLKQKMRR
- the SGO2 gene encoding shugoshin 2 isoform X4 gives rise to the protein MECPVMESGSLFTPGIKKHVKDKRISKTAKLNVSLASKIKTKIINNSSIFKISLKHNNRALAQALSREKENSRRLTTEKMLLQKEVKKLNFENTFLRLKINNLNKKLIEIETLMNNNLITAIEMSSLSEFHQSPFLLPASQKKRVSKQCKSMHLLFARVPLTSNDDDDDDDDDEIKEKMQCDNNVISKTSPDIPSSVSIRQTSSTQQKLESLFLKENKSQDICGSDNSEHISSIVDILPKESLSHSDQSSKNSLMSEMKNVQSINNRKEKPSPSNVTERKKRVSTWESNNPSADIPFVIDLDQQLVSGSDLNWSNEINDHTNEANIKRQIPPCLPASPECMTEPVAECVNKIQSSNDFQLQKTVYDEDMDLTAGELSKIITVSTNTKNKSNKKANDCVLKTFRKVKDSSSEKKRERSKQQFKNSSDADVEEKIENRPERSVVLDGTRDSEDRDLIFSTEQLTQTNILKEITPDNVFDLDDRQSTQCNKKRRIYGINKQEEISSFSQSSDKFQQESEFDMTQISLTCNKSKASRQTFVIHKLEKGNSFPNKKDKKIISENLEVTDEFQIAGLSTKDNGILSDYKIQNMLGLKKLITDKQYVQQNESKINKLKQKVNRKTQIISEMNHIYESVNKDDHGPEKGNFFFQTQKDKETISGKLDVSKEFQTPAISTRDNGNLCDCETQSVLGLQKQITDIYPVQHNESKVNKKLRQKINRKTEIISEVNHTGNDKGVHSPEKANNFFLLTQKDKDTISQDLEDSDEFQTPTLCTKDSGNLCDYGTQNVLGVKKHFHDRQPVCQNESNIDKKLRQKVYRKTEVISEMNQINENDDKGMHDLEKGNFFSLTPKDKKAISEDLKVTNELQIANLSTEDNGNLYDCETQNILGVEKHVTDIQPVQQNESKINKKLRQKVNRKTQLISEMNQMYEDNDKDEHDLESNTGDVDFITSKQRLECQSITSGYCLEINSNEKENCDQTSNPYKLVKKHRKESSKAKNVLAKDIFT
- the SGO2 gene encoding shugoshin 2 isoform X2, whose translation is MLLQKEVKKLNFENTFLRLKINNLNKKLIEIETLMNNNLITAIEMSSLSEFHQSPFLLPASQKKRVSKQCKSMHLLFARVPLTSNDDDDDDDDDEIKEKMQCDNNVISKTSPDIPSSVSIRQTSSTQQKLESLFLKENKSQDICGSDNSEHISSIVDILPKESLSHSDQSSKNSLMSEMKNVQSINNRKEKPSPSNVTERKKRVSTWESNNPSADIPFVIDLDQQLVSGSDLNWSNEINDHTNEANIKRQIPPCLPASPECMTEPVAECVNKIQSSNDFQLQKTVYDEDMDLTAGELSKIITVSTNTKNKSNKKANDCVLKTFRKVKDSSSEKKRERSKQQFKNSSDADVEEKIENRPERSVVLDGTRDSEDRDLIFSTEQLTQTNILKEITPDNVFDLDDRQSTQCNKKRRIYGINKQEEISSFSQSSDKFQQESEFDMTQISLTCNKSKASRQTFVIHKLEKGNSFPNKKDKKIISENLEVTDEFQIAGLSTKDNGILSDYKIQNMLGLKKLITDKQYVQQNESKINKLKQKVNRKTQIISEMNHIYESVNKDDHGPEKGNFFFQTQKDKETISGKLDVSKEFQTPAISTRDNGNLCDCETQSVLGLQKQITDIYPVQHNESKVNKKLRQKINRKTEIISEVNHTGNDKGVHSPEKANNFFLLTQKDKDTISQDLEDSDEFQTPTLCTKDSGNLCDYGTQNVLGVKKHFHDRQPVCQNESNIDKKLRQKVYRKTEVISEMNQINENDDKGMHDLEKGNFFSLTPKDKKAISEDLKVTNELQIANLSTEDNGNLYDCETQNILGVEKHVTDIQPVQQNESKINKKLRQKVNRKTQLISEMNQMYEDNDKDEHDLESNTGDVDFITSKQRLECQSITSGYCLEINSNEKENCDQTSNPYKLVKKHRKESSKAKNVLAKGKSKPILQLIDSSQISVCLESDLKQITSESHFDPGNQIELHNNRKQSTATLNKKRGIPFVEVVKEGKCKVKKVNRMISKSKKRKTFIDSPPVSCEIMEAISDIVQGKSAESEKIDKKNLENEEIVTIEPDLYANVFKSLSQIYSPKIQDSSFDTVYESPVPVSRNLIIKENFAPKNSSVSQVSGDVRKKTREMKFKVSQRVQKSRIGDRILQDLTNTSVVSNHSPKSENKSEDPSSEQPIRRRKCTPLSLKEPSLKQKMRR
- the SGO2 gene encoding shugoshin 2 isoform X1, with amino-acid sequence MECPVMESGSLFTPGIKKHVKDKRISKTAKLNVSLASKIKTKIINNSSIFKISLKHNNRALAQALSREKENSRRLTTEKMLLQKEVKKLNFENTFLRLKINNLNKKLIEIETLMNNNLITAIEMSSLSEFHQSPFLLPASQKKRVSKQCKSMHLLFARVPLTSNDDDDDDDDDEIKEKMQCDNNVISKTSPDIPSSVSIRQTSSTQQKLESLFLKENKSQDICGSDNSEHISSIVDILPKESLSHSDQSSKNSLMSEMKNVQSINNRKEKPSPSNVTERKKRVSTWESNNPSADIPFVIDLDQQLVSGSDLNWSNEINDHTNEANIKRQIPPCLPASPECMTEPVAECVNKIQSSNDFQLQKTVYDEDMDLTAGELSKIITVSTNTKNKSNKKANDCVLKTFRKVKDSSSEKKRERSKQQFKNSSDADVEEKIENRPERSVVLDGTRDSEDRDLIFSTEQLTQTNILKEITPDNVFDLDDRQSTQCNKKRRIYGINKQEEISSFSQSSDKFQQESEFDMTQISLTCNKSKASRQTFVIHKLEKGNSFPNKKDKKIISENLEVTDEFQIAGLSTKDNGILSDYKIQNMLGLKKLITDKQYVQQNESKINKLKQKVNRKTQIISEMNHIYESVNKDDHGPEKGNFFFQTQKDKETISGKLDVSKEFQTPAISTRDNGNLCDCETQSVLGLQKQITDIYPVQHNESKVNKKLRQKINRKTEIISEVNHTGNDKGVHSPEKANNFFLLTQKDKDTISQDLEDSDEFQTPTLCTKDSGNLCDYGTQNVLGVKKHFHDRQPVCQNESNIDKKLRQKVYRKTEVISEMNQINENDDKGMHDLEKGNFFSLTPKDKKAISEDLKVTNELQIANLSTEDNGNLYDCETQNILGVEKHVTDIQPVQQNESKINKKLRQKVNRKTQLISEMNQMYEDNDKDEHDLESNTGDVDFITSKQRLECQSITSGYCLEINSNEKENCDQTSNPYKLVKKHRKESSKAKNVLAKGKSKPILQLIDSSQISVCLESDLKQITSESHFDPGNQIELHNNRKQSTATLNKKRGIPFVEVVKEGKCKVKKVNRMISKSKKRKTFIDSPPVSCEIMEAISDIVQGKSAESEKIDKKNLENEEIVTIEPDLYANVFKSLSQIYSPKIQDSSFDTVYESPVPVSRNLIIKENFAPKNSSVSQVSGDVRKKTREMKFKVSQRVQKSRIGDRILQDLTNTSVVSNHSPKSENKSEDPSSEQPIRRRKCTPLSLKEPSLKQKMRR